ACTTCGCCAGCGGCCGCCCGGGCGAGAGTGAGCGCCGGGTGATGTCCGCCAGTTGCGTGGTGGGCGATGGCGAGGGGCTGTTGATGGCGGTGCAGCAAGGCTACGGCATTGCGCAATTGCCTTCCTGGCTGGTCAAGCGCCAGTTGGAGGACGGAAGCCTGGTGGAGGTGCTGCCGCAATGGGCCAGCGAAGGGCAGGCGATCCATCTGCTGTGGCTGAAAAGCCGGCAGGGGTTGCCCAAGGTCAGTGCATTGCTGGAGATGCTGGAACGGAATCTGCGGGGATAAGGATGAGAAAAAATGGCAGGGGCGGCTGGATTCGAACCAACGCATGGCAGGATCAAAACCTGCTGCCTTACCGCTTGGCGACGCCCCTGTAGCTGTTTCGACGTTACTTGCCTGAACTGCCGGCCCGGGGAGGGCCGCTGCAAGAACGGGCGCAAATTTATCAACTTATCGGCGGGCTGGGAAGCCCCCTGGTGAAAAAAATGAGTTTGAAAACAGCTGCTTAGTCTTTTTCAGGGCGATTTTATCCGTCCCGGGGTTCAAGGGACCAGGTAGCCGGGCTGTGAATCCTTCAGCGGCCGGGCCATGTCCAGTGCGCGGCGGATGGCCCGCAACTCCGCCCCTTCAAGGGCGCGCCGGCCAAATTGATAGTCGTCGCCCCCCGGGCCCAGGTGCACCGAAAGCAGCCCGAACAGCTGCTCGCCCACTGCTTCGATGAACATTTCCATATAGCTTTCGTAACGGCCGTAGGCGCACAGGTAGATCAGCCCCTGGACCTCGGCGCGCTCGCACTCGTGGATGTCATCCCAGGTCAGGCAACTGCCCTGTTCGCCACTGATCAGCGGCAGGTGCCAGGCGTTCGGTGCGAGCGGTTGGGCGCGCAGGGCCTCCGGTAGCGGCTGGCAGGACAGCACCTGGAAGCGGTACCTGAGCCTGCCGTGGTGGTTGGCATGCCGTGGCGCGGGCGGCTCGGCGGCCGGGCCGGTGATCCGCACGTGCAGCAGGTGGCTCAGGGCGATTTCCGAGGGTTGCTCGTTCCAGCCATTGAGGTCCGCCAGCGGCGGGCACCAGATCAGTTGCAGGGTTTCACCGAGCACGATGCCGTCCTGGCGTTGGAAGAAGGCCGAGCTTTGCTCGCCCACCACTGGCAGCAGGTCGCGCAGCTGCAAGGTCGGCGCGCCGTAGTCGATGCCAAGGTCGGTGGACCAGAACAGGGGGGTGCAGGTTCTCAGGGTTGCCGGCATGGACGCGAGCCTGTGATGGGGAGGGGGAGGATTCTTCGGTAACTGGCGCCGGATGTCACCTCTGTCTGACTCAATCGGCTACATCCGCTGGCTCAATGTGACCGTGACAGCCCGCTGCCGCGCACTAGTATAGGGAGCCTTGGGCAAGACCTATAAGAACAGCAGAAGGACACACACGCATGCGACGCTGGAACGGCTGGGGGGATGCATCCACGGTGGTCGAATTGCCGGCCCAGGGCGCGGGGTTTCTCGCCGAGCGCCTGGGGCCGGGACGCAGGTTGCCGGAGGCGACCCTGGAGCAGGCCCTGGCCCGGGTGCCGGCATCGCGCCTGCAAGCCCATGACTTGTACAGCATCAGCGCCGAGGACCGGCTGCTGCACGCCCGCGGCCAGAGCCTGGCGGACTGGCTGGCGCTGCGCGAGGGCGAGCTGGGGGCCTACCCGGACGCCGTGGCGTTCCCGGAAACCGCCGAACAGATCCGCCAGCTGCTGGCCCTGGCCGAGGACCGCGACCTGTGCCTGATTCCCTACGGCGGGGGCACTTCGGTGGCCGGGCACATCAACCCCGGCTGGTCCGAGCGGCCGGTGCTGACGGTGTCCCTGGCGCGCATGAGCCGCCTGCTGGACCTGGACGAAGACAGCCTGCTGGCGACCTTCGGTCCCGGGGCCAGTGGCCCTCAGGTGGAAAGCCAGCTGCGGGCCCGGGGCTACACCCTGGGGCACTTTCCCCAGTCCTGGGAACTGTCGACCCTGGGCGGCTGGGTCGCCAGCCGTTCCAGCGGCCAGCAGTCGTTGCGCTACGGGCGCATCGAGCAGCTGTTCGCCGGCGGCACCTTGGAAACCTTTGCCGGGCCAATGCCCATCGCTACCTTTCCGGCGTCCGCCGCCGGGCCGGACCTGCGCGAGGTGGTGCTGGGCAGCGAAGGGCGCTTCGGGATCATTTCCGAGGTCAAGGTGCGGGTCAGCCGCCTGCCCGATGACGAACGTTTCTACGGGGTGTTCCTGCCCGACTGGCAGCAGGCCCTGCAGGCGGTGCGCGCCCTGGCCCAGGCCCGGGTGCCGCTGTCGATGCTGCGCCTGTCCAATGCCCTGGAGACCGAAACCCAGCTGGCCCTGGCCGGCCACCCGACGCAGATCGCCTGGCTGGAAAAGTACCTGGCCTTGCGCGGCGCCGGGGCGGGCAAGTGCCTGTTGACCTTCGGCGTGACCGGCAACCGCCGGCAGAATGCCCTGTCCCTGCGCCAGGCGCGCCAGCACCTGAAGGCTTTCGGCGGGGTGTTCACCGGCACCCTGCTGGGCAAGAAATGGGCGCAGAACCGCTTTCGCTTTCCCTACCTGCGCGAAAGCCTGTGGAACGCCGGCTACCTGGTGGACACCCTGGAGACCGCCACTGACTGGAGCAATGTCGACCGCCTGCTGCAACGCATCGAGCAGAGCCTGCGTGACGGCCTGGCCGCCGAGGGCGAGCAGGTGCATGTGTTCACCCACCTGTCCCATGTCTATGGCGAAGGGTCGAGCATCTACACCACCTACGTGTTCCGCCCGGATGCCCAGTACCCGGCGACCCTGGCCCGCTGGCAGGCGCTCAAGCACGCTGCCAGCCAGACCATCGTCAACCACCGCGGCACCATTAGCCACCAGCACGGCGTGGGCAAGGACCATGCGCCGTACTTGCTGCGGGAGAAGGGCCCGCTGGCCATCGATGCGCTGCAGGCCCTGAGCCGCCACTTCGACCCGGCCGGGCGCCTCAACCCCGGCACCCTTTTGGAGCCCCGTGAACCATGAGCCAGGACTGGAATGCCCAGTGGCGCCAACAGGCGCTGCCCGGGCTGGCGGCGCAAGCCTGGGACCTGATCGTGATCGGCGGCGGCATCAGCGGCGCCGGCATCCTGCGCGAAGCGGCGCGGCGCGGCTGGCGCTGCCTGCTGCTGGAACAGCGAGACTTTGCCTGGGGCACCTCCAGCCGCTCCTCGAAGATGGTCCATGGCGGCTTGCGCTATATCGCCAAGGGCCAGTGGCGCCTGACCCGGGATTCGGTGCGCGAGCGCCAGCGCCTGTTGCAGGAGGCCCCGGGGCTGGTGGAGCCCATGAGCTTCCTGATGCCCCATTACCGCGGCAAGTTTCCCGGGCCCAGGGTGTTCGGCAGCCTGCTGGGTGTGTATGACGCCCTGGCCGGGCGGCGCAACCATCGCTTCCACGATGCCCGGCAGCTGGCTTTCCTGGCCCCCGGGGTCAAGGAGCCGGGGCTGTTGGGGGGTACCAGTTTTCTCGACGCCCTGACCGACGATGCGCGGCTGGTGATGCGGGTGCTGGCCGAGGCCCGGGCCGATGGCGCCCAAGTGTTCAACGGCGTTCGGGTCACCCGCCTTTTGCGCGAGAACGGGCGGGTCTGCGGGGTGCAGATCGAGGACAGTGAAGGCGGGCAGCCGCAGCAGGTGCGCTGCGCGGCCGTGGCGGTCGCTACCGGCGCCTGGGCCGAGCGCTTGCGCCCGGCTGACCGCGTGCGCCAGCTGCGGCCCTTGCGCGGCAGCCATCTGCTGCTGCCGGGCTGGCGCTTGCCGGTGGCCCAGGCCTTCAGCTTCATGCATGCCGAGGATGGCCGGCCGGTGTTCGTCTTCCCCTGGGAGGGCGCCACCGTGGTCGGCACCACCGACCTGGATCACCGCGATGACCTGGACCAGAGCGCCAGCATCAGCCAGGAAGAGCTTGAGTACCTGCTGGCCGCCTGCGCCCAGCAGTTTCCCCAGGCCCTGATCACTGCCGGCGACGTGCTGTCGACCTGGGCCGGGGTGCGCCCGGTGGTGGCCAGCAGCGACGGCCAGCAGGGCAAGCCTTCCAATGAAACCCGCGAGCATGTGCTGTGGCAGGAACCCGGCTGCGTGACCCTGGCCGGCGGCAAGCTCACCACCTTCCGGCCCCAGGCCATCGAAGTGCTGCAGGCCTGCGGAGCGATGCTCGGGCGTGAAGTGGTGGACGACGGCGCCCCGGTCTTCACGCCTGTGGCGCCCCTGGAGATCCCCGGCCTGAGCGGCGCCCAGGTGCGGCGCCTGGCTGGCCGCCACGGCCGCCATCTGCCGCGGCTGGCGCAGTGGGTGGCGACCCTGGGCGGCGATTGCGTCGGCGCCAGCGACACCCTGTGGGCCGAGCTGGCGTTTGCCGCCGAGGCGGAAATGGTCCTGCACCTGGACGACCTGCTGCTGCGCCGTACCCGCATCGGCCTGCTGCTGGCCGAGGGCGCCGCCCAGTACCTGCCGGCCATCCGCCGCCTGTGCCAGCCGCAGCTGGGCTGGGACGACGAGCGCTGGCAGGCCGAGGAACAGCGCTACCGGGCCCTGTGGCAACGCCATCACAGCCTGCCGCCACTCGCCTAACGATGCTCAACCAAGAGAGCCCCATGGATAACCACAACAACAATAAGCAGGACTACCTGCTGGCCATCGATAACGGCACCCAGAGCGTTCGTGCGCTGCTGTTCGACCTCAAAGGCAACCTGCTGGGCAAGGGCAAGGTGGAGCTTGAAGCCTATTTTTCCAGCCGGCCCGGCTGGGCCGAACAGCACCCGGACTACTACTGGGCCAAGCTCGGCGAAGCCTGCCAACTGCTCTGGCAGCAGACCGGCATCGACCGTTCGCAGATCCGCGGCGTGTCCCTGACCACCCAGCGCGGCACCCTGATCAACGTCGATGCCCAGGGCCGCGCGCTGCGCCCGGCGATCCTCTGGCTCGACCAGCGCCAGGCCGAGGTCGAAGGCAAGATCAAGGGGCCCTGGGGCTGGTTGTTCAAGTTGATCGGCGCCGAGGCCACGGTGGATTATTTTCGCGCCCAGGCCGAGGCCAACTGGGTGGCTCAGGAACAGCCCGAGGTGTGGGCCGCCACCGACAAGTTCCTGTTGCTCTCGGGCTTTCTCACCCATCGCCTGACCGGCAATTTCGTCGACTCGGTGGGCTGCTGCGTGGCCTACCTGCCGTTCGACTACAAACGCCTGCGCTGGGCCGCCCCCAGTGACTGGAAGTGGCAGGCCCTGGCGGTGCGCCAGGAGCAGTTGCCGACCCTGCTCAAGCCCGGGGAAACCCTGGGCCGGATCACCGCCGAGGCCAGCCGCCATACCGGCATACCCGAAGGCTTGCCGCTGATTGCCGCGGGTGCCGACAAGGCCTGCGAAGTGCTGGGCTCGGGCGTCCAGGACTCGACCACCGCCTGCCTGTCCTACGGCACCACGGCCACCATCACCACCACCCGTTCGCGCTACCTGGAGGTAGTGCCTTTGATACCGCCGTACCCGGCGGCGGTGCCGGACCACTACAACTGCGAGGTGATGATCTTTCGCGGCTACTGGATGGTCAGCTGGTTCAAGCAGCAGTTCGGCCTGCGCGAAGTGCAGCAGGCGGCGGAGCAGGGGCTGGAGCCGGAGCAGCTGTTCGACGCCCTGGTCCAGGCGGTGCCGCCCGGGTCCATGGGCCTGACCCTGCAACCCTACTGGTCGCCGGGCATCCGCGAGCCGGGCATGGAAGCCAAGGGGGCGATGATCGGCTTTGGCGACGTGCACACCCGGGCGCACATCTACCGGGCCATTCTCGAAGGCCTGGCCTATGCCCTGCGCCAGGGCATGGAGCGCATCGAAAAGCGCTCCAGGCTGAAGATCAGCCGCCTGCGGGTGGCCGGCGGTGGCTCCCAGAGCGACGCGGCCATGCAACTGACGGCGGACATCTTCGGCCTGTCGGTGGAGCGGCCCCATGTCTATGAAGCCTCGGGGCTGGGTGCGGTGATCGCCTGCGCAGTGGGCCTGGGGCTGTACCCGGACTTCGCCACGGCCATCAGTGCCATGACCCGGGTTGGCGCAGTGTTCGAGCCCCAGCCCCAGGCGCAGCAGATGTACCAGCGGCTGTACAGCGAGGTCTACCTGCGCATGTACCGCCAGCTCAAGCCGCTGTACCAGAGCATTCGCGAGATTACCGGTTACCCGGCTTAGCGAAAGCGCCGGCCAGCGGCCGGCAGGGGGGGGCGAACCTCTGCGGGGTAAAAAGTTCTTCCAGGCGCCAGGGCTGATCTATCGTGATCAAGGGGCAGGGCCCCTTCGACCCCCACGCCTGCGAGACGAGCATGAACCGCCAGGAAGCGCTGAACATCCTGTGGAAGCGACTGTTCCTCATCTTTGTGCTGCTATTGGCGGCATCCCTGGTGTCGGTGGCCATGGCCGATGGCTACACCATTCCCTCGGTGGTGTTCATTGCCGGCAACATCGGCGGCTATGTCGGTTTTCACCGCCAGCTTTCCAGCCTCAGCGAGGAGGAAATCATCGGCCTGTGCAGTTCCTGGTTCAGCCTGGTGCTGCCGTCATTCATCGGCGGCATCCTCGCGGGGCTGCTGTATATCCTGTTCATTTCCGGGGTGGTGCAAGGGGAGCTGTTTCCAAAGATCGTCGCCGATGAAACCTGTCGCTACAGCGAGAACAGCTTCTATGTGATCTTCTGCCAGCACGCCGGTGGCTATGCCGCCTACGCCAAGCTATTGTTCTGGTCCTTTGTCGCGGGGTTCAACCAGAACTACGTGGTGGACCTGATCGACAACATCAAGGGCAGCCAGAAGACGGAGAATCAGCCATGAGTGAACAGAGCAAAGGGCCGGCGTCGTACTTCCCCTCCATTGAAAGGCACTACGGCCAGCCCATCGGGTACTGGCTGGAGCTGCTGGCAACGGTCGACGGCAAAAAGCATATGGAACTGGTGGCCTGGCTCAAGACCGAACACGGCATGGGCCATGGCCACGCCAATGCCCTGGTGGCGCACTTCCTGGCGGCCAGCAAGGGCCGCTAGTCCCCCGGTGCGCCATTCTTCGCCAGTGAAAGCCTGACTGCCGACATCCGCTTTCCTGGCGAAAAAAGCCAAATTCCCCTGTGTTCTCTTCGTTCTTTCCTACGTCGCACCTTGCATTGCCCTCTTTCTGCCTGTCGGAGTTTTCTCGATGTCTTCGCCAAAATCCTTGCCCACGGCCCTGTTGGGCCTGGCCCTGGCCTGCCCGGCATTTGCCGAAACCCGTGCCGTGGAGCTGGCTCCGGCGCAGGTCCTGGGGCAGGAACAGGGCGGTGAGGGGCAGCCGGCGCAGGAGGCCTCGGCGCGGCTGGCCCAGGTGCCCGGCGGCACCAATGTGGTGGACATGCGCCGCCCGCTGCAGGGCCGGGTGGCCAGCAACCAGGATGTGCTGGCCTACCAGCCCGGGGTCTATGCCCAGTCGGCGGGCAACGAAGGGGTGAAGATCTCGATCCGCGGCTCGGGCATCAACCGCGCGCCGGGTGCCCATGCCTCGGGGCTGTATACGATGCTCGACGGCTTGCCCCTGACCGGCCCCGGTGGCACGCCCTATGAATTGCTGGAGCCCTTGTGGGTCGACCACGTGGAAGTGCTGCGCGGCGCCAACGGGTTCGACCGTGGCGCCCTGGCCCTGGGTGGCGCCATCGATTACGTCAGCCACACCGGCTATGACGCACCGCTGTTGCAGGTACGCTACGCCACCGGTAGCCACGGTTATCAGCAGCGTCAGGTCAGTTCCGGGCAAGTGCTGGGGGATTTCGACTATTACGTGTCACTGACCGACTCCAATGCCGACGGCTACCAGGATCACACCCGCAGCCAGAGCAAGGGGCTGATCGGCAACTTCGGCTACCGCTTCAACCCGAACCTGGAAACCCGCTTCTACCTGCGCTACCGCGAGACCGACAACGATCTGGCCGGGCGCGTGACCAAGCGCTCCATCGAACACGACCCGCGGGCGGCCAACCCGGCCTACGTCAGCCGCGACGACCGGCGCAAGCAGCCGGGCAGTACCTTTGTCGGCAACAAGACCACCTATTACCTGGACGACGATTCGAGTATCCAGGCCGGGCTGGTGTACCACGACTACCCCATGGACCTGCGCGAAGGCCCCAACCGCCTGAAGGTGGCCTACAGCGACGTCAGCGGCACCCTGGACTACAAGCGCCGCGACAGCCTCTGGGGCCTGGAAAGCCGCAGCACCCTGGGCCTGCGGGTGACCAAGCACCTGCCCAATGACGGTGCCAGCGAGTTCGTGCGGATTCCCACCGGCAATACCGCGAACTACGCGCCGGGCACGCGGATCCGCAACTTCACTTACCAGGGCTCGGACACCGTCCTGCACGTTGGCAATGACCTGGAGATCGCCGACGACCTGTGGCTGACCACCGGGCTGGCGGCCATCTACACCCGCCGCGAAAGCGCGGTGACCTACCCCGAGGGCGGCGGCAAGACCAGCCTTGGCGACTGGGACTACGCGCCGCGCCTGGGCCTGCGCTACCAGTTGAACCCGGATCTGCAACTGTTCGCCAACCTCAGCCGCTCGGTGGAAGCGCCACACCCCTGGTCGCTGATCTATAGCTCGAACCTGCGTTTTCCGAAAACCAGCGGCGTCGCTTACGGTGCTCAAAGCAATCCGGTCAAGCTGCGCAATCAGACCGCTACCACCCTGGAACTGGGCGGGCGCGGCGACAGCAGCCTGGGCCAGTGGAGCCTGGCCTGGTACTACGCCCAGGTGCGCCACGAACTGCTTTCGGTGCTGCCGGATGCCAACGCCACCACGCCTTACGAACTCAACGCCAGCCCCACCGTGCACCAGGGCGTGGAAGCCAGCCTGCAGAGCGAGCTGTGGTCGCGCCCGGGCGTCGGCCGCCTGAGCTTGCGCCAGGCCTATACCTTCAGTGATTTCCACTACCGCGACGATCAGCGTTTCGCCGACAACCGCCTGCCGGGCCTGCCCATGCACTACTACCAGGGCGAGCTGCGCTACGACTGGCCCCTGGGCTTCTTCGCCGCGGTCAATACCCAGCTGGTGTCCAAGGTGGCGGTGGATTACGCCAACAGCTACTACGCCGATCCCTATGCGCTGTTCGGCGCCACCCTGGGCTACAACGCGCCGAAGAACGACTGGCAGACCTGGGTCGATGTGCGCAACCTGACCGACAAGCGCTACGCCGCTACCGTGACCCCGGGCTATGACGACAAGGGGCTGGACGCGGCGCGTTCAACGCCGGGGGAGGGGCTGGGGGTGTACCTGGGGGTGTCCTGGAGCCTGCGCTGAAAGCAGGGCCGCGAGCGAGCCGACACCCGCCAATGAAAGTGCCCGCAGCAGCGGGCACCTGGTTCATGCCGGGCGGTGTCAGCCCGGGCGGCAGTGATTTACCACTGGCCCGAGAACACGCAGGTCAGCGCTTCGATGGCGCTGAACTTCCACAGCGAGTCGCCGCAGTCGCTGGCAAAGGCGTGGGCGTTGGAGGCGGTGAGGGCCAGGGCGATGGCCGAGGCATAGACGATTTTCTTGAGCGACATGGGAAAACTCCTTGTTATGAATCCGCACGTTCTTGTAGGCGCCGTCCTGAAGGGGGGGCTGCTGCGGACTATAGGCCCGTGCTGCCCCCGGCACTATTAGCCCGAATGTGCTAATGGCCCATGCGCATCACTGTGCCGCCCGGCCCAGGCTCAGTTGCGAAAATACAGCTCGTCCAGCTGCCGCCGGCGTATCACCAGGTACTCCTCCCAGACCTTGGGGAAATCCTCGTCCCGGGTCAGGGGGAAGGTCAGGTAGTAAGTCCGACCGCTGACACTGATGTACTCCCGCACCCGCTTGTACGCCGGCTGTTCCAGCAGCGAGATGTATTCGTCATAGGCGTAGTGGTAGTGGGAAATCGTCACCCGATGGGGCGCGATCATGCAGCGGGAGAAGTCGATCACCCAGCCATGGCTCATGTCGCTGCCCAGGTAGCCGTAGACCCCATCCTCGGAGAGGCTGATGGCTTTTCGTGCCTGTACCCCATCCTCATCGTTGACCAGCACGATCTGGCTTTCGAAATAGCGGATGGCCTGTTGCTCGGGGCCGCGCAACTGCAGGTTCCAGCCGACGGCGCCCATGCGGAACTCGCCCTGCTCGGTGAATTCGGCGGTCCAGCCGTTGGCAAGGCTAATGCGGTGTGTGGTCATTGTCGTCCTGGTGATGGCTGTCCCTGAAGGCTGGGGATTGTACGTCAGCCGCTGTGCGAAGCGGCAGGGCCCGTGGCGCCCGGTCAGTCATGCCAGCATGCGAGCTGTCCTGTGACTGTGGCCGTGCCCTGTGGCTAGTTCGCCAGTGCGTGGCGCAGATGCGCCAGGGCCCGGGTTTCGACCTGGCCCTGGTCGCTCCCCGGACTGAAGACCGCGCAGCAGGCGCTGGTGCCGGCGACGTTGGCGCGATAGACCGCCAGCGTGCTGCCGGGGCCGCTGCCGGTGTGGCCGTAGAGCGTCAGGCCAGACTCGACAGTGCCCACCATCAGGCCCATGGCATAGCCGGGAGCGACCCAGGGCCGGCCGGCCATCGGCCCGCCCAGAACCTGGGCCTGCTGCATGCCTGCCAGCAGTGCCGGGGGCAATAGCGCGCCGCTCAACAGCCGATCCAGCAGCAGCGCCGCCTCCGCCAGGGGCCCCACCAGCAGGCCGTGGTAGACCCAGCCGGGGTGGTAGTCGCCCAACTGGCCCAGGTCCACATCCCGCAGGTCTTCGCGGGTCACGGCGAGGCGTGTGCGGGACAGGCCCAGGGGCGCCAGTACCCGTTGTTGCAGGGCAAGGTGCAGGGGCAGGTCCGTTGCCTGCTGGATCAGCTGCGCCACGAACAGGTAGCCCACATTGGAGTAGCGCCACTGGCTGCCGGGGGCGTAGCGCAGGCGGCTGGCATCCAGGCGCTGCAGCATCTGTGCGCCGGGCCATGCATCCTCGTTGCGCAAAACCGCGTCGTGGTAGTCGCTCAGCTCGCTGTAGTCCGCCAGCCCGGCCTGATGCCGCAGCAACTGGCGCAGGGTGAAGGGGCCCTGGGGCAGCGGCTCATCCAGCCCCAGCAGGCCGTCGCGCACCAGGGTCAGGGCCGCTGCGCTAAGCACAGTCTTGGTGAAGCTCCACCAGGGCACCAGTGGCTGGGGTTGCTGTGGGGCCAGTGGTTGGCCGTTGTGGATCAGGGCATGAAGCACGGAGGGGATGTCCTTGATGGGCTGTGTTGCCGCGCGCTGTTGGGTCAATCAGGCCGTGAGCGGCCCTGCAGGGTACGGCATAATGCGCGGCCGTTTTGGCTAAACCTAGGAATTGATCAGGAGGATCAGGCTGGCTATGTACAGACTTGGGCACATGATAGACAACCAGTGGGTCGAGCACAGTTATCCGCCGGTATTCGTGGTGGCCCCCATTGGCGAGGGGCAGCGCGTGGTGGCGGGCGTTCCAGGCTCGGACCCGCAGGTCCTGCTCAGCCTGCTGGGCTGCCTGGCCGAACCGCTGGTGCTGCTGTTCGTGCTGCACACGCCCCGGGACGAATCGCAAGCCGGACGCTACTGGAGCCCGCAGCTGTCGCGTGAGGACGTTCAGGATTTCATCTACGACTTCAAGCCACTGCTCTGTGGCGACAGCCGTTTCGACCTGTGGGTCCACTCGCCCGAGCAACAGGCCACCGTGGTCTGGGACCGGCACAACCTGATCTATGGCTACGGGCCGCTGGAAGACTACGCCACGGC
The DNA window shown above is from Pseudomonas protegens CHA0 and carries:
- a CDS encoding TonB-dependent receptor family protein; its protein translation is MSSPKSLPTALLGLALACPAFAETRAVELAPAQVLGQEQGGEGQPAQEASARLAQVPGGTNVVDMRRPLQGRVASNQDVLAYQPGVYAQSAGNEGVKISIRGSGINRAPGAHASGLYTMLDGLPLTGPGGTPYELLEPLWVDHVEVLRGANGFDRGALALGGAIDYVSHTGYDAPLLQVRYATGSHGYQQRQVSSGQVLGDFDYYVSLTDSNADGYQDHTRSQSKGLIGNFGYRFNPNLETRFYLRYRETDNDLAGRVTKRSIEHDPRAANPAYVSRDDRRKQPGSTFVGNKTTYYLDDDSSIQAGLVYHDYPMDLREGPNRLKVAYSDVSGTLDYKRRDSLWGLESRSTLGLRVTKHLPNDGASEFVRIPTGNTANYAPGTRIRNFTYQGSDTVLHVGNDLEIADDLWLTTGLAAIYTRRESAVTYPEGGGKTSLGDWDYAPRLGLRYQLNPDLQLFANLSRSVEAPHPWSLIYSSNLRFPKTSGVAYGAQSNPVKLRNQTATTLELGGRGDSSLGQWSLAWYYAQVRHELLSVLPDANATTPYELNASPTVHQGVEASLQSELWSRPGVGRLSLRQAYTFSDFHYRDDQRFADNRLPGLPMHYYQGELRYDWPLGFFAAVNTQLVSKVAVDYANSYYADPYALFGATLGYNAPKNDWQTWVDVRNLTDKRYAATVTPGYDDKGLDAARSTPGEGLGVYLGVSWSLR
- a CDS encoding DUF4287 domain-containing protein; this encodes MSEQSKGPASYFPSIERHYGQPIGYWLELLATVDGKKHMELVAWLKTEHGMGHGHANALVAHFLAASKGR
- a CDS encoding serine hydrolase domain-containing protein, which codes for MKDIPSVLHALIHNGQPLAPQQPQPLVPWWSFTKTVLSAAALTLVRDGLLGLDEPLPQGPFTLRQLLRHQAGLADYSELSDYHDAVLRNEDAWPGAQMLQRLDASRLRYAPGSQWRYSNVGYLFVAQLIQQATDLPLHLALQQRVLAPLGLSRTRLAVTREDLRDVDLGQLGDYHPGWVYHGLLVGPLAEAALLLDRLLSGALLPPALLAGMQQAQVLGGPMAGRPWVAPGYAMGLMVGTVESGLTLYGHTGSGPGSTLAVYRANVAGTSACCAVFSPGSDQGQVETRALAHLRHALAN
- a CDS encoding FAD-binding oxidoreductase; the protein is MRRWNGWGDASTVVELPAQGAGFLAERLGPGRRLPEATLEQALARVPASRLQAHDLYSISAEDRLLHARGQSLADWLALREGELGAYPDAVAFPETAEQIRQLLALAEDRDLCLIPYGGGTSVAGHINPGWSERPVLTVSLARMSRLLDLDEDSLLATFGPGASGPQVESQLRARGYTLGHFPQSWELSTLGGWVASRSSGQQSLRYGRIEQLFAGGTLETFAGPMPIATFPASAAGPDLREVVLGSEGRFGIISEVKVRVSRLPDDERFYGVFLPDWQQALQAVRALAQARVPLSMLRLSNALETETQLALAGHPTQIAWLEKYLALRGAGAGKCLLTFGVTGNRRQNALSLRQARQHLKAFGGVFTGTLLGKKWAQNRFRFPYLRESLWNAGYLVDTLETATDWSNVDRLLQRIEQSLRDGLAAEGEQVHVFTHLSHVYGEGSSIYTTYVFRPDAQYPATLARWQALKHAASQTIVNHRGTISHQHGVGKDHAPYLLREKGPLAIDALQALSRHFDPAGRLNPGTLLEPREP
- a CDS encoding glycerol-3-phosphate dehydrogenase/oxidase, which codes for MSQDWNAQWRQQALPGLAAQAWDLIVIGGGISGAGILREAARRGWRCLLLEQRDFAWGTSSRSSKMVHGGLRYIAKGQWRLTRDSVRERQRLLQEAPGLVEPMSFLMPHYRGKFPGPRVFGSLLGVYDALAGRRNHRFHDARQLAFLAPGVKEPGLLGGTSFLDALTDDARLVMRVLAEARADGAQVFNGVRVTRLLRENGRVCGVQIEDSEGGQPQQVRCAAVAVATGAWAERLRPADRVRQLRPLRGSHLLLPGWRLPVAQAFSFMHAEDGRPVFVFPWEGATVVGTTDLDHRDDLDQSASISQEELEYLLAACAQQFPQALITAGDVLSTWAGVRPVVASSDGQQGKPSNETREHVLWQEPGCVTLAGGKLTTFRPQAIEVLQACGAMLGREVVDDGAPVFTPVAPLEIPGLSGAQVRRLAGRHGRHLPRLAQWVATLGGDCVGASDTLWAELAFAAEAEMVLHLDDLLLRRTRIGLLLAEGAAQYLPAIRRLCQPQLGWDDERWQAEEQRYRALWQRHHSLPPLA
- a CDS encoding FGGY-family carbohydrate kinase, translating into MDNHNNNKQDYLLAIDNGTQSVRALLFDLKGNLLGKGKVELEAYFSSRPGWAEQHPDYYWAKLGEACQLLWQQTGIDRSQIRGVSLTTQRGTLINVDAQGRALRPAILWLDQRQAEVEGKIKGPWGWLFKLIGAEATVDYFRAQAEANWVAQEQPEVWAATDKFLLLSGFLTHRLTGNFVDSVGCCVAYLPFDYKRLRWAAPSDWKWQALAVRQEQLPTLLKPGETLGRITAEASRHTGIPEGLPLIAAGADKACEVLGSGVQDSTTACLSYGTTATITTTRSRYLEVVPLIPPYPAAVPDHYNCEVMIFRGYWMVSWFKQQFGLREVQQAAEQGLEPEQLFDALVQAVPPGSMGLTLQPYWSPGIREPGMEAKGAMIGFGDVHTRAHIYRAILEGLAYALRQGMERIEKRSRLKISRLRVAGGGSQSDAAMQLTADIFGLSVERPHVYEASGLGAVIACAVGLGLYPDFATAISAMTRVGAVFEPQPQAQQMYQRLYSEVYLRMYRQLKPLYQSIREITGYPA